The following are from one region of the Pseudomonas lalucatii genome:
- a CDS encoding MFS transporter, producing MSRAATRLLGRQALFGWLNFALALPSIYLLLGLPLVMRQHGWSGTDIGLFQLAGLPALFKFLLALPVERWRFAGGHYRGWAVLLCLSLAATLVLIGRQELLGSRGLLFLLALCAGVLATWADIPVNALAIKLLPESERMRAGAIRSAALFLAAIAGGGLMLLVHARWGWQAPFLLMAAALLLGAALLPLLGEAALAPPAASPGTAPGDGWRGYFEQPGARLWTFLLLLSFPFVGACWLYLKPLLLDQGMSAERVAWLAGVGGGVVGALASVASARLIRVIGAARAMPLFTGFALLALAGLTTAVWLDAGAFGLVVGAALIAAAMGAISALVFGLMMFFTRQQRQAADYGLQASLFVVSRLAVPVLAGVALDRLGYTGMLLGLTLAMLGVAGLALGSRRTLAQVTEQEGGRLGAMEADGRCP from the coding sequence ATGAGCCGCGCCGCGACCCGCCTGCTGGGGCGCCAGGCGCTGTTCGGCTGGCTGAACTTCGCCCTGGCGCTGCCGAGCATCTATCTGCTGCTGGGCTTGCCGCTGGTGATGCGCCAGCACGGCTGGTCGGGCACCGACATCGGCCTGTTCCAGCTGGCCGGGCTGCCGGCGCTGTTCAAGTTCCTCCTGGCGCTGCCGGTCGAGCGCTGGCGCTTTGCCGGCGGCCACTACCGGGGCTGGGCAGTGCTGCTGTGCCTGTCGCTGGCGGCGACCCTGGTCCTGATCGGGCGTCAGGAGCTGCTCGGCAGCCGTGGGCTGCTGTTCCTCCTGGCGCTGTGTGCCGGTGTCCTGGCGACCTGGGCGGACATTCCGGTGAACGCCCTGGCGATCAAGCTGCTGCCGGAAAGCGAGCGCATGCGCGCCGGAGCGATACGCTCGGCGGCGCTGTTCCTCGCGGCCATCGCCGGTGGCGGGCTGATGCTGCTGGTGCACGCACGCTGGGGCTGGCAGGCGCCGTTCCTGCTGATGGCGGCGGCGTTGCTGCTCGGCGCCGCGCTGCTGCCGCTGCTCGGCGAGGCGGCGCTGGCGCCGCCTGCAGCATCCCCGGGGACTGCGCCCGGGGATGGCTGGCGCGGCTATTTCGAGCAGCCGGGCGCGCGCCTGTGGACCTTCCTGCTGCTGCTCAGCTTCCCCTTTGTCGGCGCCTGTTGGCTGTACCTCAAGCCCCTGCTGCTGGACCAGGGCATGTCGGCGGAGCGGGTGGCCTGGCTGGCCGGGGTGGGCGGCGGGGTGGTCGGTGCCCTGGCCAGCGTGGCGAGCGCCCGGTTGATTCGCGTCATCGGCGCCGCGCGGGCGATGCCGTTGTTCACCGGTTTCGCCTTGCTCGCCCTGGCCGGCCTGACCACGGCGGTCTGGCTGGATGCGGGTGCGTTCGGCTTGGTCGTCGGCGCGGCGTTGATCGCGGCGGCCATGGGGGCCATCTCCGCGCTGGTCTTCGGCCTGATGATGTTTTTCACCCGGCAGCAGCGCCAGGCCGCCGACTACGGCCTGCAGGCCAGCCTGTTCGTGGTTTCGCGCCTGGCGGTGCCCGTGCTCGCCGGGGTGGCCCTGGATCGCCTGGGCTACACCGGCATGCTGCTCGGCTTGACGCTGGCCATGCTCGGCGTGGCCGGCCTGGCCCTGGGCAGTCGGCGGACCCTGGCACAGGTGACGGAACAGGAGGGGGGGCGGCTGGGCGCCATGGAGGCGGACGGGCGCTGCCCTTGA
- the moeB gene encoding molybdopterin-synthase adenylyltransferase MoeB — translation MKLSALVEPVAELSRDEVSRYSRHLLIPDVGVEGQRRLKSSKVLVIGAGGLGSPALLYLAAAGVGTLGIIDFDVVDESNLQRQVIHKLSMVGRLKVDSAEAALRELNPHVELRLYRERLEPEMAVQLFAEYDLIVDGTDNFATRYLVNDACVLAGKPYVWGSIFRFEGQASVFWEDAPGGVGLNYRDLYPEPPPPEMAPSCSEGGVLGILCASIGAIMATEAVKLITGIGESLLGRLMVYDALDMSYRQIPLRRAPGRQPITALSDYQSFCGLTRPLGVQDSDMPSITAPELAALRQRGERHELIDVRERTEWDIVHIEGAHLISKGPAAAGEIAARFAKDTPLVLHCKSGLRSRAVLLELQRQGFGDVRNLDGGILAWIREVDSTLPTY, via the coding sequence ATGAAACTTTCCGCTTTGGTCGAACCCGTCGCCGAGCTGAGCCGGGACGAGGTCTCCCGCTACAGCCGCCATCTGCTGATTCCCGACGTGGGCGTCGAAGGTCAGCGCCGCCTCAAGAGCAGCAAGGTGCTGGTCATCGGCGCCGGCGGCCTGGGCTCCCCGGCGTTGCTCTACCTGGCCGCGGCCGGGGTCGGCACGCTGGGGATCATCGACTTCGACGTGGTCGACGAGTCCAACCTGCAGCGCCAGGTGATCCACAAGCTGTCCATGGTCGGCCGGCTGAAGGTCGACAGCGCCGAGGCGGCCCTGCGCGAGCTGAACCCGCACGTCGAGCTGCGTCTCTACCGCGAGCGCCTCGAGCCGGAGATGGCCGTGCAGCTGTTCGCCGAGTACGACCTGATCGTCGATGGCACCGACAACTTCGCCACGCGCTACCTGGTCAACGACGCTTGCGTGCTGGCCGGAAAACCCTATGTATGGGGCTCGATCTTCCGTTTCGAGGGGCAGGCCTCGGTGTTCTGGGAGGACGCCCCGGGCGGGGTCGGCCTCAATTACCGCGACCTGTATCCGGAGCCGCCACCGCCGGAGATGGCGCCGTCCTGCTCGGAAGGCGGGGTGTTGGGCATCCTCTGCGCGTCCATCGGCGCCATCATGGCCACCGAGGCGGTCAAGCTGATCACCGGTATCGGCGAGTCGCTGCTGGGCCGGCTGATGGTCTACGACGCGTTGGACATGAGCTACCGGCAGATCCCCCTGCGCCGGGCGCCCGGCCGCCAGCCGATCACCGCGCTGAGCGACTACCAGAGTTTCTGCGGCCTCACGCGCCCGCTCGGGGTGCAGGACTCGGACATGCCCTCGATCACGGCCCCGGAGCTCGCGGCGCTGCGCCAACGCGGCGAGCGCCATGAGCTGATCGATGTCCGCGAGCGCACCGAGTGGGACATCGTGCATATCGAGGGCGCCCACTTGATCAGCAAGGGGCCGGCGGCGGCCGGCGAGATCGCCGCGCGCTTCGCCAAGGACACGCCGTTGGTCCTGCACTGCAAGAGCGGCCTGCGTTCCAGGGCGGTGCTGCTCGAGCTGCAACGCCAGGGCTTCGGCGACGTGCGCAACCTGGACGGCGGCATCCTCGCCTGGATCCGCGAGGTGGACAGCACGCTGCCGACCTACTGA
- a CDS encoding TonB-dependent receptor produces the protein MAKHALSGAGVLVIAHILAVAARAEQVLPSVTVTANKHEQRQEQVPGSLSVFYGDDLRAAAVEDLQGLARRTPSFAFQPFGQSGTNLPVMRGLTSSATAFSSSMLMLVDGVPTLMGQGFDSNLLGVERVEVLRGPQATLYGRNAETGVLSLHTRQPGDSPYALVDASLGSRDRRSLRFDLSQALVADSLYAGIAGEWLEQDGFIDNRQRGGREDDRARRNGRAVLRWTPSARSSATLRYSRQDYRDGGSQWGGVNSSRREVRSGTSNWNRSSGRTLALDLAQELGDGLRLRSITAGNDFHDRVRQDSDFLPADLLRVERDHHLSNLSQELRLEGETGSGQWLLGFYADRDDHDLDFRQHSPMGQSRTRVDLGGNSTALFGHWTLPLSTRWSLSLGARMERNRVKLSARSGTRKSDAWQRLSPKLALQYQWSPDAQLYASYAEGFRAGGFNAFAAAADFPGYGPEQVRAYEVGLKGWGAQHRLRYAAALYWMDIDDMQVQQIVVPGAVSISNAAEARSTGLELEAEYLLGDDWRLQGALGINRTRFERFRDRNADHRGNHNPFAPDLNGHLGLRYDAPAGWYAQAGLSGVGRTYLDSANRFSRGGYTLLDLRAGYQYAHYGITLYLDNATDKRYDAVGFLNGMARVYSEPRELGLRLSYQL, from the coding sequence ATGGCTAAGCATGCTTTATCGGGCGCCGGAGTGCTGGTAATCGCCCACATTCTGGCGGTTGCGGCCAGGGCCGAGCAGGTCCTGCCGTCCGTCACGGTGACGGCCAACAAGCACGAGCAACGACAGGAGCAGGTGCCGGGCAGTCTCTCGGTGTTCTATGGCGACGATCTGCGCGCCGCGGCCGTGGAAGACCTGCAAGGTCTGGCACGGCGAACGCCGAGCTTCGCCTTCCAGCCGTTCGGCCAGTCGGGCACCAATCTCCCGGTGATGCGGGGGCTGACCTCCAGCGCCACCGCCTTCTCCTCTTCGATGCTGATGCTGGTCGATGGTGTCCCGACCCTCATGGGTCAGGGGTTCGACAGCAACCTGCTGGGTGTCGAGCGGGTGGAGGTCCTGCGTGGGCCGCAAGCGACGCTGTACGGGCGCAATGCCGAGACCGGGGTGTTGAGTCTCCATACGCGCCAGCCCGGCGACAGTCCCTATGCCCTGGTCGATGCCAGCCTGGGGAGTCGCGACAGGCGTTCGCTGCGCTTCGACCTCAGCCAGGCGCTGGTGGCGGACAGCCTGTATGCCGGCATCGCCGGCGAGTGGCTGGAGCAGGACGGCTTCATCGACAACCGCCAGCGCGGCGGCCGCGAGGACGACCGCGCGCGGCGCAACGGCCGCGCGGTGTTGCGCTGGACGCCCTCGGCGCGCAGCAGCGCCACCCTGCGCTACAGCCGCCAGGACTACCGGGACGGCGGTTCGCAGTGGGGGGGCGTGAACTCCTCCCGGCGCGAGGTGCGCTCCGGGACGTCGAACTGGAATCGCTCCAGCGGGCGTACGCTGGCGCTGGATCTCGCCCAGGAACTGGGCGACGGCCTGAGGCTGCGCTCGATCACCGCGGGCAACGACTTCCATGACCGGGTCCGCCAGGACAGCGATTTTCTGCCCGCCGACCTGCTGCGGGTGGAGCGTGACCATCACCTGAGCAACCTGTCCCAGGAACTGCGCCTGGAGGGCGAGACCGGCAGCGGCCAATGGCTCTTGGGTTTCTACGCGGATCGCGACGACCACGACCTGGATTTCCGTCAGCACTCACCCATGGGCCAGAGCCGCACCCGGGTGGACCTGGGCGGCAACTCCACCGCGCTGTTCGGCCACTGGACGCTGCCGCTGTCCACGCGCTGGTCGCTGAGCCTGGGGGCGCGCATGGAACGGAACAGGGTCAAGCTGTCGGCCCGCAGCGGCACACGCAAGAGCGACGCCTGGCAACGTCTCAGCCCCAAGCTGGCGCTGCAGTACCAGTGGTCGCCGGACGCCCAGCTCTACGCCAGTTACGCCGAAGGTTTTCGCGCCGGGGGCTTCAACGCCTTCGCCGCCGCGGCGGACTTTCCCGGCTACGGCCCGGAGCAGGTGCGCGCCTATGAAGTCGGTCTCAAGGGCTGGGGCGCGCAACACCGCCTGCGCTACGCCGCCGCGCTCTACTGGATGGATATCGACGACATGCAGGTCCAGCAGATCGTCGTGCCGGGCGCCGTTTCCATCAGCAACGCCGCCGAGGCTCGCTCCACCGGCCTGGAGCTGGAGGCCGAGTACCTGCTGGGAGACGATTGGCGGCTACAGGGCGCACTGGGGATCAATCGCACCCGCTTCGAGCGCTTCCGTGACCGCAATGCCGATCACCGGGGCAATCACAACCCCTTCGCCCCGGATCTGAACGGTCACCTCGGCCTGCGCTACGACGCCCCAGCCGGCTGGTACGCCCAGGCCGGCCTGAGCGGGGTGGGGCGCACCTATCTGGATTCCGCCAACCGTTTCAGCCGAGGCGGCTACACCCTGCTCGACCTGCGTGCCGGCTACCAGTACGCGCACTACGGCATCACCCTGTACCTCGACAACGCCACGGACAAGCGCTACGACGCGGTCGGCTTCCTCAATGGCATGGCCCGGGTGTACAGCGAGCCCCGTGAACTGGGCCTGCGCCTGAGCTACCAGTTATGA
- a CDS encoding thiamine pyrophosphate-binding protein codes for MKGVLGICLITQAQWLFEDVAFVVEQLQRGLAVAAGEPWSAAECVAEMCRALGGQPRSEAVLETLMVQAEDYLQASTAANRQELSVELLHFPTPEVALAQLPRHTAGPQVELFIVDASALPEAGDDPFEALFAACGRGGHGPRLSPHSALLYCSAAALPGWMTRAGGNRHLRVPPEDRAAGRADLLRIAVDHLEHGHFNRMLARSISTALPPVSIATEVARFMGERWPDHWDFHSYTGSMVAGLIQSMQQRVAGSGVRCLHGCNEHSLAVAALAGWQLYGRAYVIAVTSGMIDEFRGTLANLKRAGAPGLIICADSPDNAWFAFQGTLDADHDGRQVIAARGLGHVFIRKVDEVAAKLAEAFALLAERAEPVFVLATQAVLESRPQQPLDVGLPSPAAPAPQRLSEVQQAALDEALRLINQAPLHMLWQCGRLSEAQRERVYRIAAAAGIALADSITQPGSVGPYHQGQAVPNYLGPLSLYGFSRRVYRFLHERHEVVGPDAMCLFFLKSKVDQAATPFSEGKLKRQVRVVQVNHEPRHRSPFTDLALDMPLDLFLDQVQARLAVAPEVLALRRARLAAVTAISEAVPVDHIATVPMTANYFFLRLGSLVRELIEDDGYRYTGIYDVGRCGISALRNVPRTGPGFSGWYGRALMGDALMALPYIACSAADNVLAFVGDGARALVPDIEARLLAGLAQDPRGAAKNVTLFYLSNGVLSMIQTYLDKRYAHNGARQVAVTAPAPAPAVERAGAISLCRRRMLQFDADGLRSALSSPGQLNIIDVMLAHNSDGDGLSLVSETAWNRQ; via the coding sequence ATGAAGGGAGTGCTGGGGATATGCCTGATCACACAGGCGCAATGGCTGTTCGAGGACGTGGCCTTCGTCGTCGAGCAGCTGCAGAGGGGGCTGGCCGTAGCAGCGGGCGAGCCCTGGAGCGCCGCCGAGTGCGTGGCGGAAATGTGTCGGGCGCTGGGCGGGCAGCCGCGTAGCGAGGCGGTGCTGGAAACGTTGATGGTCCAGGCCGAGGACTATCTGCAGGCGAGCACTGCGGCCAACCGTCAGGAGCTGTCGGTGGAGCTGCTGCATTTCCCCACGCCGGAGGTGGCGCTGGCGCAGTTGCCGCGCCACACCGCCGGCCCGCAGGTGGAGCTGTTCATCGTCGACGCCAGCGCGCTGCCGGAGGCGGGGGATGACCCGTTCGAGGCGCTGTTCGCCGCCTGTGGTCGCGGGGGCCATGGCCCCCGCCTGTCGCCCCATTCGGCGCTGCTCTACTGCTCCGCTGCGGCGCTACCGGGCTGGATGACGCGGGCCGGTGGCAACCGTCACCTGCGTGTCCCGCCGGAGGACCGCGCGGCCGGGCGTGCCGACCTGCTGCGGATCGCCGTGGACCACCTGGAGCACGGCCACTTCAACCGCATGCTGGCCCGCTCGATCAGCACGGCCTTGCCGCCAGTGAGCATCGCCACCGAGGTGGCACGCTTCATGGGCGAACGCTGGCCGGACCACTGGGACTTCCATTCCTACACCGGCTCCATGGTGGCCGGGCTGATCCAGTCCATGCAGCAGCGCGTGGCCGGCAGCGGCGTTCGCTGCCTGCACGGCTGCAACGAGCACAGCCTGGCGGTCGCCGCCCTGGCCGGCTGGCAGCTCTACGGCCGCGCCTATGTGATCGCGGTCACCTCCGGGATGATCGACGAGTTCCGCGGCACCCTGGCCAACCTCAAGCGTGCCGGCGCCCCGGGGCTGATCATCTGCGCGGACAGCCCGGACAACGCCTGGTTCGCCTTCCAGGGCACCCTGGACGCCGACCACGATGGCCGCCAGGTGATCGCCGCACGCGGCCTGGGCCACGTGTTCATCCGCAAGGTGGACGAGGTGGCGGCCAAGCTGGCGGAGGCCTTCGCCCTGCTCGCCGAGCGCGCCGAGCCGGTGTTCGTGCTGGCCACCCAGGCGGTGCTGGAGTCGCGCCCGCAGCAGCCCCTGGACGTCGGCCTGCCGTCGCCCGCCGCGCCGGCGCCGCAGCGCCTGAGCGAGGTGCAGCAGGCGGCGCTCGACGAGGCGCTGCGCCTGATCAACCAGGCGCCGCTGCACATGCTCTGGCAATGCGGCAGGCTGTCGGAGGCACAGCGCGAGCGGGTCTACCGGATCGCCGCGGCGGCCGGCATCGCCCTGGCCGACAGCATCACCCAGCCGGGCAGCGTCGGCCCCTATCACCAGGGCCAGGCGGTGCCGAACTACCTGGGGCCGCTGTCGCTGTACGGCTTCAGTCGGCGCGTCTACCGCTTCCTGCACGAGCGGCATGAAGTCGTCGGGCCGGACGCGATGTGCCTGTTCTTCCTCAAGAGCAAGGTGGACCAGGCCGCCACGCCGTTCTCCGAGGGCAAGCTGAAACGTCAGGTACGCGTGGTGCAGGTCAACCACGAGCCCCGCCACCGGTCGCCCTTCACCGACCTGGCGCTGGACATGCCGCTGGACCTGTTCCTCGACCAGGTCCAGGCCAGGCTGGCGGTGGCGCCCGAGGTGCTGGCGCTACGCCGGGCCAGGCTGGCCGCCGTAACTGCGATCAGCGAAGCGGTGCCGGTGGATCACATCGCCACCGTGCCGATGACCGCCAACTACTTCTTCCTGCGCCTGGGCAGTCTGGTGCGCGAGCTGATCGAGGACGACGGTTATCGCTATACCGGCATCTACGACGTCGGTCGCTGTGGCATCTCCGCGCTGCGCAACGTACCGCGCACCGGCCCGGGCTTCTCCGGCTGGTACGGCCGGGCGCTGATGGGCGACGCTCTGATGGCATTGCCGTATATCGCCTGCAGTGCCGCGGATAACGTGCTGGCCTTCGTCGGCGACGGCGCGCGGGCGCTGGTGCCGGACATCGAGGCCCGCCTGCTGGCCGGCCTGGCCCAGGACCCGCGCGGCGCGGCGAAGAATGTCACGCTGTTCTATCTGAGCAACGGCGTGCTGTCGATGATCCAGACCTATCTGGACAAGCGCTACGCGCACAACGGCGCGCGCCAGGTGGCGGTGACCGCGCCGGCGCCGGCGCCGGCCGTCGAGCGGGCAGGGGCGATCAGCCTGTGCCGCAGGCGGATGCTGCAGTTCGACGCCGACGGCCTGCGCAGCGCCCTGAGCAGCCCCGGGCAGCTCAACATCATCGACGTGATGCTGGCCCACAACTCCGACGGAGACGGCCTCAGCCTGGTCTCCGAAACCGCCTGGAACCGCCAGTGA
- a CDS encoding methyltransferase yields the protein MSRHLPAEARHPLQPYWEVSLAAVQADALRVALELQLFERLVEPLTAAETAARLQLHPANTAQLLELLWSMRLLERRGVDATPCQWRYGTGAVAGQYLSRVSPDYCGDAWLFRTQALRHFGDQLGEQVRSGRASIAPHLAGTGANWQAAARLQIAQEQRAVTAAAALALVSRLPEFAAAERLLDLGGGPGLVAIALAEANPVLGGEVFDLPEAASVAQENIARAGLAGRLRSRGGDLSRDALGEGYDLIWCSSVLHFVADPHVALCRMLAALRPGGVLVCAQAEIPHSPDAALAMLPYYLSMRMLGRHVTRAGELYQALARAGFGGLETVREVPFPMTPVTAVIGRRSVP from the coding sequence ATGAGCCGCCATCTGCCCGCTGAGGCCCGCCACCCCCTGCAACCTTACTGGGAGGTCTCCCTGGCGGCGGTACAGGCCGATGCCCTGCGCGTGGCCCTGGAGCTGCAGCTGTTCGAGCGGCTCGTCGAGCCGCTGACGGCGGCCGAGACGGCCGCGCGTCTGCAACTGCACCCGGCGAATACCGCGCAGCTGCTGGAGCTGCTCTGGAGCATGCGCCTGCTGGAGCGCCGGGGCGTGGATGCAACGCCGTGCCAGTGGCGCTATGGCACCGGGGCGGTCGCGGGGCAGTACCTGAGTCGCGTGTCCCCTGATTATTGTGGCGATGCCTGGCTGTTCCGTACCCAGGCGCTGCGCCATTTCGGCGACCAGCTGGGTGAGCAGGTGCGCAGCGGCCGGGCCAGCATCGCACCCCATCTCGCCGGGACCGGAGCCAACTGGCAGGCGGCGGCGCGCCTGCAGATCGCCCAGGAGCAGCGCGCCGTCACAGCCGCGGCGGCACTGGCGCTGGTGAGCCGCCTGCCCGAATTCGCCGCTGCCGAGCGCCTGCTAGACCTGGGCGGCGGTCCCGGCCTGGTCGCCATCGCCCTGGCCGAGGCCAACCCCGTGCTCGGTGGCGAGGTGTTCGATCTGCCGGAGGCCGCCAGCGTGGCCCAGGAGAACATCGCACGGGCGGGGTTGGCCGGGCGCCTGCGGAGCCGGGGAGGCGACCTGTCCCGCGACGCCCTGGGTGAAGGCTACGACCTGATCTGGTGCTCCTCGGTGCTGCATTTCGTGGCCGATCCCCACGTCGCCCTGTGCCGGATGCTCGCCGCACTGCGGCCGGGCGGGGTGCTGGTTTGCGCCCAGGCGGAGATCCCGCACAGCCCGGATGCGGCGTTGGCAATGCTGCCCTACTACCTGTCGATGCGCATGCTCGGGCGCCATGTGACGCGCGCGGGCGAGCTGTACCAGGCCCTGGCGCGGGCCGGCTTCGGCGGGTTGGAAACGGTTCGCGAGGTTCCGTTCCCCATGACCCCGGTCACCGCCGTGATCGGCCGCCGGAGCGTGCCATGA
- a CDS encoding aminotransferase class III-fold pyridoxal phosphate-dependent enzyme, producing the protein MKFGFIAHPTSVALKRHVKILDLFERNLAEQDRGYHPDLWQRRNLVPFADFGRIVSARGAVCEGIVHYLPLTAEEMLAQPRAIARRVIEGVDSLKEQGAQLVGLGGFTAIVGNRGLQTLERTGVPVTTGNSLTAYAAYRNVLEAMRQLEVDPLDTEVAVVGYPGSIALAIARLLGREGCRLCLIHRGGEEQARQGLDYLPAELRGRVRLSNDIQSCYAGVRFFVAATSSGGVIDPYRLAPGSVVVDAALPRDVMPYRRDRNDILIIDGGLVSAGSTLRFGGESLGMAPKKFLNGCLAETLVLGLEGRAEAFSIGRELPEDKVLEIGRLAEGHGLLPTPMASYGERLGAADFQGLRRFHQRPGQPPVPLEGPQLRAEALRCFGEHINPILREFYAFNHIERVFGHGSGCWLTDLDGSRYLDFVAGYGCLNTGHNHPRINAALQRYLQQEQPTFVQYVSVPLQTSLLAQRLSELAPGNLGRVFFSNSGTEAVEAALKLAIAAMDRSWASRLLYCDNGYHGKTLGALSVTGRDKHRQPFKPLLPRCDSIPFGDIEALEQALLQGDVGAFILEPIQGEGGVLLPPPGYLARVRELCSEHDCILILDEIQTGLGRTGKLFACEWEGVAPDILVLSKSLSGGAVPIGATLSRADLWDRAYGSIDSFALHTSTFGGGNLAAASALATLDVIESEDLAGNAQRVGGLLQQALREAVADYPFIREVRGRGLMIAIEFHSSFAGGVEAFVREFASRIPGNAMASYRMMSGKAKQLLREAVDELEKNFEEMFVLRFVTKLSEEHRILTFVTANNNRVMRIQPPLLLDEDQARAFVDAFAAVCRDMSTFLE; encoded by the coding sequence ATGAAATTCGGATTCATCGCGCACCCGACCTCGGTGGCACTCAAGCGTCACGTGAAGATCCTCGACCTGTTCGAGCGCAACCTCGCCGAACAGGACCGCGGTTACCACCCCGATCTGTGGCAGCGGCGCAACCTGGTGCCCTTCGCCGACTTCGGGCGCATCGTCAGCGCCCGTGGCGCGGTCTGCGAAGGCATCGTCCATTACCTGCCGCTGACCGCCGAGGAGATGCTCGCCCAGCCGCGTGCCATCGCCCGGCGCGTGATCGAGGGCGTGGACAGCCTCAAGGAGCAGGGCGCCCAGCTGGTCGGCCTCGGCGGTTTCACCGCGATAGTCGGTAACCGCGGCCTGCAGACCCTGGAGCGTACCGGGGTTCCGGTGACCACCGGCAATTCGCTGACCGCCTACGCGGCCTACCGCAACGTGCTGGAGGCCATGCGGCAGCTGGAGGTGGACCCGCTCGACACCGAGGTCGCGGTGGTCGGCTACCCCGGCTCCATCGCCCTGGCGATCGCCAGGCTGCTCGGCCGCGAGGGCTGCCGCCTGTGCCTGATCCACCGGGGCGGCGAAGAGCAGGCCCGCCAGGGCCTCGACTACCTGCCGGCGGAGCTGCGCGGGCGGGTACGCCTGAGCAACGACATACAGAGCTGCTACGCCGGCGTGCGCTTCTTCGTCGCCGCCACTTCCAGCGGCGGGGTCATCGACCCCTATCGACTGGCGCCCGGCTCGGTGGTGGTCGACGCCGCGCTGCCGCGGGACGTGATGCCCTACCGGCGCGACCGCAACGACATCCTGATCATCGACGGCGGGCTGGTCTCGGCCGGCTCCACGCTGCGTTTCGGCGGGGAGAGCCTGGGCATGGCGCCGAAGAAATTCCTCAATGGCTGCCTGGCGGAAACCCTGGTGCTGGGCCTGGAAGGGCGCGCGGAAGCCTTCTCCATCGGTCGCGAACTGCCGGAGGACAAGGTGCTGGAGATCGGCCGCCTGGCCGAGGGCCACGGCCTGCTGCCGACACCCATGGCCTCCTACGGCGAGCGCCTGGGCGCGGCGGATTTCCAGGGGCTGCGGCGTTTTCACCAGAGGCCCGGCCAGCCTCCGGTCCCGCTCGAGGGCCCACAGCTGCGCGCCGAGGCCCTGCGCTGCTTCGGCGAGCACATCAATCCGATCCTCCGCGAGTTCTACGCCTTCAACCACATCGAGCGGGTGTTCGGCCATGGCAGTGGCTGCTGGCTGACCGATCTGGACGGCAGCCGCTACCTGGATTTCGTCGCCGGGTACGGCTGCCTGAACACCGGGCACAACCACCCGCGGATCAATGCCGCGCTGCAGCGCTACCTGCAGCAGGAGCAGCCGACTTTCGTCCAGTACGTCTCCGTGCCGCTGCAGACCAGCCTGCTGGCCCAGCGCCTGAGCGAGCTGGCGCCGGGCAACCTGGGACGGGTGTTCTTCAGCAACTCGGGCACCGAGGCGGTGGAGGCGGCGTTGAAGCTGGCGATCGCCGCCATGGATCGCAGCTGGGCCTCGCGGCTGCTCTACTGCGACAACGGCTACCACGGCAAGACCCTCGGCGCGTTGTCCGTCACCGGCCGCGACAAGCACCGGCAGCCGTTCAAGCCGCTGTTGCCGCGCTGCGACTCGATTCCCTTCGGCGATATCGAGGCGCTGGAGCAGGCCCTGCTGCAGGGCGACGTGGGCGCCTTCATCCTCGAACCCATCCAGGGCGAAGGCGGCGTGCTGCTGCCGCCGCCGGGTTACCTGGCGCGGGTCCGCGAGCTGTGCAGCGAGCATGACTGCATCCTTATCCTGGACGAGATCCAGACCGGACTGGGACGCACCGGCAAGCTCTTCGCCTGTGAATGGGAGGGCGTGGCGCCGGACATCCTGGTGCTGTCCAAATCCCTCTCCGGCGGGGCGGTGCCCATCGGCGCCACGCTCTCGCGGGCGGACCTGTGGGACCGCGCCTACGGCAGCATCGACAGCTTCGCCCTGCACACCTCGACCTTCGGCGGCGGCAACCTGGCGGCCGCATCGGCCCTGGCCACGCTGGACGTCATCGAGAGCGAGGACCTGGCCGGCAATGCGCAGCGGGTCGGCGGGCTGTTGCAGCAGGCCTTGCGCGAGGCGGTGGCGGACTATCCCTTCATCCGCGAGGTGCGCGGGCGCGGCCTGATGATCGCCATCGAGTTCCACAGCAGCTTCGCCGGCGGCGTGGAGGCTTTCGTGCGCGAGTTCGCCAGCCGCATACCGGGCAACGCCATGGCCAGCTACCGGATGATGTCCGGCAAGGCCAAGCAGTTGCTCCGCGAGGCGGTCGACGAGCTGGAGAAGAACTTCGAGGAGATGTTCGTGCTGCGCTTCGTCACCAAACTCTCCGAGGAGCACCGCATCCTCACCTTCGTCACGGCCAACAACAACCGGGTCATGCGCATCCAGCCACCCTTGCTGCTCGACGAGGATCAGGCTCGCGCCTTCGTCGATGCCTTCGCCGCGGTCTGCCGGGACATGTCGACATTTCTCGAGTGA